The Salinirubellus salinus genome segment GCCCATATGGGCGAGCTGACCGAGGCACTGGTCGAGCGCGAGGGCATCACCCGCGAGCGACAGGACCGGTACGCCCTGGAGTCGAACGAACGCGCCGTCGCGGCGACGGAGGCGGGCCTGTTCGACGACGAGATGGTCCCCGTCGAGACGCCGGACCGGGTCGTCGACACGGACGAGGGGCCGCGTGCCGACACGTCGCTGGAGGCGCTCGGGCGACTCCCGACGCCGTTCGCCGACCCCGGGACCATCACGCCGGGCAACGCCTCGAAGCTCTCGGACGGTGCGGGGTTCGTCCTGCTGGCGACGGCCGAGGCCGCCGAGGCCGCCGGGCTCGAACCGATGGCTCGCGTCACGGACTACGCGGTCCAGTACCGCGACCCGAAGTGGTTCAACGACGCCGTCGCCGCCGCCGTCGAGGCCCTGCTGGCGCAGAACGACCTCGCGGTCGAGGACGTCGACCGCTACGAGGTGAACGAGGCGTTCGCCGCGCAGATGGTCCACGTGATGGACCGGGTCGGCGTGCCGCGCGAGCGACTCAACACGCGTGGTGGGGCCGTCGCCTACGGCCACCCCATCGGGGCCAGCGGTGGGATGATAGCCGCGTCGCTCGCCTACGAACTGGAGCGCGAGGACCTCGCCCGTGGGTTCGTCGGGATGAGCGTCGGTGGTGGCGGTGGCGTGATGGCGATGCTCGAGCGGCCGTAGCCGTCGCTCGGGAGTGGCGGACAGGCCGGCCGTCACGTCGCTCCACGCGGGGTGGCCGACACACCCGCTCCGGCCCCGCGTGGCTCCGTCCAGGGCACGCGCGGGACTGGTCGCGCCATCCGACTTAAACCCTCGCCGGTTCGTGGATGTCTCCCGGACTCAGGCTTCGACGGCGCCGTACTCCGTCTCGAGGTAGTCGAGGGCTCGCTCGACCACGGCCCCATCGTAGCTCCAGAAGCCGTCGTAGCGACCGGGCTCGAGTTCGCGCGTGACGAGTGCACCCCCCGCGTCCGTGTCGCCGTCGTAGACGACGAACCACGCGTCGCCCACCTCCTCGGCGGGGAGCCCGCGGACGACGGCGCCGTCGAGCGGCTCCGGCAGCGAGGCGTCCAGTTCGCCGTATAGGTGGACCTCGACGCCCTCCGCCAGCAGTCGCTCGTAGACGCCGACCGTGTCCCGGTCGCGCGTGAGTCGGGAGAACAGCTGGAAGCCGGCGTGGACCGTCCCGGACCCCTCGCGGAGCGCCAGTCGCTCGACGGTACGACTCGCGCGCAGTAGACGGCCCCTGCCAGCCTCGTTCGTCGCGAACACGTCCGTCGGGAGCGCCTCGACGACGGACGAGCGGGTCCCGTCCACGTCGCCGAACGGGTCGTCGATGCCGACCACAGCCTCTTCGAGTGCGCCCGCGGCCAGCAACTCCGCGCCGTCGTGGAGCATCGCCACACCCGCTGGAACGCCGCCGCCGAACTGGAGTTCCTCGACGCCGACGGCGTGCCGCTGTGCGCGCTCGACGAGCGGCCCGACGTCCGTCTCTGACGGGACGTTCCCGAACGTGAGCGTCGGCCGTCCCTGTCGGACGGCGGCGATGAGTGCCGCCAGCGACTCCTGACTCGTGTGGGTCTGGCGTTCCACCCCCGGTGCCGCGCTGTCCGTGGCTGCCGCCGTCGCCGCCTCGCCCGCATCGACGGTGACCGTGCCGGGGTCCTCCAGCCGACGCCACTCACTGGCGCCACCCTCCTCGTCGACGAGTCGGCACTCGGCGGCGTTACGACACTCGACGCGGCTGTCGGCGATCGACAGGAACCGGCTTCGCTCCTCGCGGGCGACGCTGTCGTCGTCGAGGCTGAACGCGACGACGCCGCCCCGGTCTCGGACCTGCTGGATGAAACTGTGGAGGAACCGGAACACGCGGCCGAACGCGGCGTAGAGCGTGAGCGTCGTCACGGAGTCGACGACCACGACGACCGGTCGGTCGCCGTGGTCGAGTTCGTCCAGCGCCTTCGAGACCGCGACGGCGATGCCGGTCAGGTCGGCCGCGGAGGCGACCCGATGGACGACGTGTCCCGTCTCGGGTGGTCGCGAGTCGGTGCAGTCCACGATGCCGGTCCGGTCGGCCGGGAACGCGTCGGGATAGCGACTCAACAGCCCCGCGGCGTTCTCGTCGGTGGTGACGAACAGCGCGGGGTGACCGGCCGCTACCGCCTGGCCGACGAGGGTGACGAGGAACTCGCGCTTGCCCGTGAGCGGTGGCCCGTGACAGAGGACGGCCTGGCCGTCGCCCGCTCCTTCGAGGACGCGGCGAGTGACGTGCATGCTTGACGGTCACGCCAGCGTGGCAAAGTCGTTCGCTTCGCCTCGCGGTGGGTACCCGCAGCCCACACGCGGGTGTCGACAGTCGCCGCCTCGTGAGCGTACGTTCACGTGCGCGCGCCGCCGCACGCGCCCCTCGCCCGAGGCCGCGTACGCGCGCCTTCGGGCGGTTTCCGGCGTTCTGGCCCCGAAAGGTTTAGACACGGGAACGGCATAGTCGCCCCCAATGAGCACGACGCGGACACGCGGGTGGACACCGTGGAACTGATAATCACGGAGAAGGACAACGCCGCCCGCCGTATCTCGGAGATCCTCAGTGACGGGTCGTTCGGCACGGACCGGCGCAACGGGGTCAACGTCTACCGCTGGGGCGGCAAGCGCTGCGTGGGTCTCTCGGGCCACGTCGTCGGCGTCGACTTCCCGCCGGAGTACGACGACTGGCGGGACGTCGAACCGGTCGAACTCGTCGACGCGCCGATGGTCAAGCGCGCGACGAAGGAGAACATCGTCCGGACGCTGCAGGACCTCGCCCGCGAGGCCGACGCCGCGGTCATCGCCACCGACTACGACCGCGAGGGTGAACTCATCGGGAAGGAGGCGTACGAACTCGTCGAGGAGGTGGCGGACGTCCCCATCAGGCGCGTCCGGTTCTCCTCCATCACCGAACGCGAGGTGACCGAGGCGTTCGCCGACCCCGACGAACTGGACTTCGACCTCGCCGCCGCCGGCGAGGCCCGACAGATGATCGACCTGATGTGGGGGGCCGCACTCACCCGGTTCCTGTCGCTCTCCTCCGGCCAGCTCGGCAACGACTTCATCTCGGTCGGCCGGGTGCAGTCGCCCACGCTCAAACTCATCGTCGACCGCGAACGCGAGATCGAGGCGTTCGACCCGGAGGACTACTGGGAACTGTTCGCCGACCTCACGAGCGAGGACGCCGACGGCGCGTTCGAGGCCCAGTACTTCTTCCGCGAGGAGGGCCGCGAGAACGAACGCGTCTGGGACGAAGCGGCGGCGAACGCCGCTCACGAGCAGCTGCTGGCGGCGAGCGAGGCCACCGTCACGGAGGTCGACCGGCGGACCCGCACCGACCAGCCGCCGACCCCGTTCAACACCACGCAGTTCATCAGCGCCGCCTCCTCGCTCGGGCACTCCGCGCAGAAGGCGATGAGCGTCGCCGAGGAACTCTACACGGCTGGCTACATCACCTATCCCCGGACGGACAACACGGTCTACCCGGAGGACACCGACCCCGTCGCCCTGCTGGAGACGTTCGCCGACACCGGGACGTTCGGCGAGGACGCCGCCTCGCTGCTGGAGGCCGACGACGTCGAACCCACGCGCGGCGAGAAGGAGACCACCGACCACCCGCCCATCCACCCGACGGGTGAACTCCCGCCGCGACAGGATCTCTCGGCGGACGAGTGGGAACTGTACGAACTCGTCGTCCGGCGGTTCCTCGCGACCTGTGCGGAGCCGGCGACGTGGGAGCACCTCCGCGTGGTCGCGGCGGCCAACGGCTGTCTGCTGAAGGCCAACGGCAAGCGCCTGCTCGATCCGGGCTACCACGCGGTCTACCCGTACCTCTCGACGAGCGAGAACTTCGTCCCGGACGTGACCGAGGGCGAGTCGCTGGCGGTGAGCGACGTGCGACTGGAGGCCAAGCAGACCCAGCCCCCGCGCCGGCGTGGTCAGTCGCGGCTCATCGAGACGATGGAGGACCTCGGCATCGGGACGAAGTCGACCCGGCACAACACGCTCCAGAAGCTCTACGACCGGAACTACATCGAGGGCGATCCGCCGCGCCCCACGAAACTCGCGATGGCCGTCGTCGAGGCGGCCGAGCAGTTCGCCGACCGCATCGTCGACGAGGGGATGACCGCGCAACTGGAGCGGGACATGGACCGCATCGCCAGCGGCGAGGTGACGCTGGACGAGGTGACCGAGGAGTCCCGCGAGATGCTCTCGGTCATCTTCGAGGAGCTCCACGAGTCACGCGAGGCGGTCGGGGACCACCTCCGCGACGGGCTGAAGGCGGACAAGACGCTCGGCCCGTGTCCGGAGTGTGGCGAGACGCTGCTGGTGCGGCGCTCCCGGCGCGGGTCGTACTTCGTCGGCTGTGACGGCTACCCCGACTGCGAGTACACCCTGCCGCTCCCGTCGAACGGCGAGCCGACGCCCATCGACGAGACGTGCGAGGAGCACGACCTGCGCCACGTGAAGATGCTGGCTGGCCGTTCGACGTACGTCCACGGCTGTCCCCAGTGCGAGGCCGAGAAGGCCGAGGACGAGGAGGACGTGGTCATCGGGGCCTGCCCGGACTGTGGTGACGACCACGAGGGGGCACTCGCCATCAAACGGACCCGTGCGGGTGGCCGGCTCGTCGGCTGTACGCGCTACCCCGAGTGCGACTACTCGCTGCCGCTCCCGCGGCGTGGCGACATCGAGGTGACCGACACCTACTGCGAGGAGCACGACCTGCCCGAACTCCACGTCGTGCAGGACGACGAGGACGACCCGTGGGAGCTGGGCTGTCCCATCTGTAACTTCGAGGAGTACCAGGCCCGCCAGCGCAAGACCGACGTGGAGGACCTCGACGGCATCGGGAAGAAGACGGCCGAGAAGCTCGCGGACGCGGGAATCGACTCGCTCGTGAAGCTCGCCGACGCCGACCCGGAGGCGGTGGCGAGCGAGGTGCAGGGCGTGAGCGCCGACCGGGTGCGTGACTGGCAGGCGCAGGCCCGCGAGGCCATCGACGAAGGCGGTGACGACACCGACCCGGACGACGGGGAGGAGACGGTCGTCGAGGACGACGAGGGACGGGACACCCTCGGCGACGTCGAGGCCGAGGTCGACGAGGCCACCGCGGGCTGAGCCGTCCGGTCGTGTCGCTCGTGAACTTGATTATCGACGGCTCGTAAACGCTGCACGATGACGTTCGTCGTCGCCTTCGACGGGAGTGAACTGGCCGAGGCGGCCCTCGTCAGGGCCGTGGAGTTCAACAAGGTGCTCGGAGATCGGGTGGTGGCGGTGACCATCATCCCGGACGGGAACCGTTCGTACGCACGGGAACGGGGCTGGCTCGACGCCGGCGAACCGTTCGACCGTGAGGACATCCTCGCCGGGGTCCACGAGCAGGTCAGTCGGCTCGCACCCGCCGCCGACTTCGTCCACCGTACGGTCGACGAGCACGCCACGGCCGGCACCATCGCCTCGCGGCTGCGGACCCTCGCGCTGGACGAGGAGGCGACCTTGGTCTTCGTCGGGAGCGAGAACGCCGGCCGCCTGGCGACGACGCTCAGCAGCGTCGGGAGCACCGTCGCTGCCGGCGACGCCTACGACGTCGTCATCGTCCGCCACCCGCGTCCCTCGGCGGTGGAAGCCG includes the following:
- a CDS encoding DNA topoisomerase I: MELIITEKDNAARRISEILSDGSFGTDRRNGVNVYRWGGKRCVGLSGHVVGVDFPPEYDDWRDVEPVELVDAPMVKRATKENIVRTLQDLAREADAAVIATDYDREGELIGKEAYELVEEVADVPIRRVRFSSITEREVTEAFADPDELDFDLAAAGEARQMIDLMWGAALTRFLSLSSGQLGNDFISVGRVQSPTLKLIVDREREIEAFDPEDYWELFADLTSEDADGAFEAQYFFREEGRENERVWDEAAANAAHEQLLAASEATVTEVDRRTRTDQPPTPFNTTQFISAASSLGHSAQKAMSVAEELYTAGYITYPRTDNTVYPEDTDPVALLETFADTGTFGEDAASLLEADDVEPTRGEKETTDHPPIHPTGELPPRQDLSADEWELYELVVRRFLATCAEPATWEHLRVVAAANGCLLKANGKRLLDPGYHAVYPYLSTSENFVPDVTEGESLAVSDVRLEAKQTQPPRRRGQSRLIETMEDLGIGTKSTRHNTLQKLYDRNYIEGDPPRPTKLAMAVVEAAEQFADRIVDEGMTAQLERDMDRIASGEVTLDEVTEESREMLSVIFEELHESREAVGDHLRDGLKADKTLGPCPECGETLLVRRSRRGSYFVGCDGYPDCEYTLPLPSNGEPTPIDETCEEHDLRHVKMLAGRSTYVHGCPQCEAEKAEDEEDVVIGACPDCGDDHEGALAIKRTRAGGRLVGCTRYPECDYSLPLPRRGDIEVTDTYCEEHDLPELHVVQDDEDDPWELGCPICNFEEYQARQRKTDVEDLDGIGKKTAEKLADAGIDSLVKLADADPEAVASEVQGVSADRVRDWQAQAREAIDEGGDDTDPDDGEETVVEDDEGRDTLGDVEAEVDEATAG
- a CDS encoding DUF7504 family protein, which translates into the protein MHVTRRVLEGAGDGQAVLCHGPPLTGKREFLVTLVGQAVAAGHPALFVTTDENAAGLLSRYPDAFPADRTGIVDCTDSRPPETGHVVHRVASAADLTGIAVAVSKALDELDHGDRPVVVVVDSVTTLTLYAAFGRVFRFLHSFIQQVRDRGGVVAFSLDDDSVAREERSRFLSIADSRVECRNAAECRLVDEEGGASEWRRLEDPGTVTVDAGEAATAAATDSAAPGVERQTHTSQESLAALIAAVRQGRPTLTFGNVPSETDVGPLVERAQRHAVGVEELQFGGGVPAGVAMLHDGAELLAAGALEEAVVGIDDPFGDVDGTRSSVVEALPTDVFATNEAGRGRLLRASRTVERLALREGSGTVHAGFQLFSRLTRDRDTVGVYERLLAEGVEVHLYGELDASLPEPLDGAVVRGLPAEEVGDAWFVVYDGDTDAGGALVTRELEPGRYDGFWSYDGAVVERALDYLETEYGAVEA
- a CDS encoding universal stress protein, with the translated sequence MTFVVAFDGSELAEAALVRAVEFNKVLGDRVVAVTIIPDGNRSYARERGWLDAGEPFDREDILAGVHEQVSRLAPAADFVHRTVDEHATAGTIASRLRTLALDEEATLVFVGSENAGRLATTLSSVGSTVAAGDAYDVVIVRHPRPSAVEAVRDRSPFRREKSEFFLTE
- a CDS encoding thiolase family protein, with amino-acid sequence MHDVVLVDGARTPHGALLGGLADVSAVELGRTALDGLLDRVALAPEQVDYVTVGNAIQAGIGQVPGRQAVYASTLPKETPVTTINEASGSGVRAIMNAHDHLAAGRAEFAIAGGMESMTNAPHVLPGHRKGERMGDATLKDSMIYDSLWDVSYDAHMGELTEALVEREGITRERQDRYALESNERAVAATEAGLFDDEMVPVETPDRVVDTDEGPRADTSLEALGRLPTPFADPGTITPGNASKLSDGAGFVLLATAEAAEAAGLEPMARVTDYAVQYRDPKWFNDAVAAAVEALLAQNDLAVEDVDRYEVNEAFAAQMVHVMDRVGVPRERLNTRGGAVAYGHPIGASGGMIAASLAYELEREDLARGFVGMSVGGGGGVMAMLERP